One Arthrobacter sp. B3I4 genomic window, ACGTTCCCCGGCATCATCCAGCACGGCGTGGTCCACTCGACCGCGAACGTCGACCACGCCTGGTTGAACCTGGACATCGATGCGCTGCTGACCGCACGCCTGGGCCGCCCGGTGGAGGTCATTAACGATGCCGATGCCGCCGGACTGGCCGAGGCCCGCTATGGTGCCGGCGAGGGCATCGCCGGGACTGTTCTGGTCATCACCCTCGGCACCGGCATCGGCTCCGCCTTCATCTTCGACGGCAAGCTGGTTCCCAACGCCGAACTGGGCCACCTTGAAATTGACGGCTTCGACGCCGAAAGCAAGGCCTCCGCCGTCGCCCGTGAACGCGACGGCCTGAGCTGGACCGAATACAGTGTGCTGCTGCAGCGCTACTTCTCCCACGTCGAGTTCCTCTTCTCCCCCGAACTCTTCATCGTGGGCGGCGGCATCTCCAAGCGCGCCGACGAGTACCTGCCGCACCTGTCGCTGCGCACTCCGATCGTCCCCGCCGAGCTGAAGAACGACGCCGGCATTGTGGGCGCCGCGATCGAAGTTGCCCTCACGCACAAGCTCGCCAAGTAACCCCGGACGCAAAACAACCCAACCGTGCCCGCTCGGGCGGCCGGTTGGGTTGGAGCCGGTGGTGGCCGCGACTTCCCCTCCGCTGCCACCACCGGAGCTTAAGTGAGCCTAGAGCGGGCTCTTCTGCGAGCTCTTGCCACCGGTCCCCTTGGACTCCGCTTCGTGGCGGAGCAGGGCGATAGCCGACTCGAAGTCTTCCAGCGATTCAAATGCCTGGTAGACGCTGGCGAAGCGCAGGTAGGCGACCTCGTCGAGGCGCTGCAGGGGGTTGAGAATGGCAAGGCCCACCTCGTGGGCGTCGATCTCGGCGGCTCCCGAGGCGCGGATGCTCTCCTCGACCTCCTGGGCCAGCATTGCCAGGTCGTCCTCCGTGACGGGGCGGCCCTGGCAGGCCTTCCGGACACCATTGATGACCTTGCTGCGGCTGAACGGCTCACCGACCCCGGAGCGCTTGATGACCGTCAGGCTGGTGGTTTCCACCGTCGTGAAGCGCCGTCCGCACTCGGGGCACTGCCGGCGCCGGCGGATCGCGGAGCCGTCGTCGGCGATGCGGCTGTCCACCACCCGCG contains:
- the ppgK gene encoding polyphosphate--glucose phosphotransferase, coding for MAKKDEKSKKNAPLIGIDIGGTGIKGGIVDLKKGKLVGDRLRVPTPQPSTPEAVAEVVAHVVAELSKRPDAPASDSPVGVTFPGIIQHGVVHSTANVDHAWLNLDIDALLTARLGRPVEVINDADAAGLAEARYGAGEGIAGTVLVITLGTGIGSAFIFDGKLVPNAELGHLEIDGFDAESKASAVARERDGLSWTEYSVLLQRYFSHVEFLFSPELFIVGGGISKRADEYLPHLSLRTPIVPAELKNDAGIVGAAIEVALTHKLAK
- the nrdR gene encoding transcriptional regulator NrdR; the encoded protein is MYCPFCRNPDSRVVDSRIADDGSAIRRRRQCPECGRRFTTVETTSLTVIKRSGVGEPFSRSKVINGVRKACQGRPVTEDDLAMLAQEVEESIRASGAAEIDAHEVGLAILNPLQRLDEVAYLRFASVYQAFESLEDFESAIALLRHEAESKGTGGKSSQKSPL